GGGCATGTGAAAGATGCCTTGACCTGCATGATGACCAAGCCTTCTGCAAGGCAAATTACCTCTGCAAACACCCTGACTGCAGGGATGAACCTGAGCACCACTACTACCTGTGCTTCAAATCTGCTGCACGAACAACTGCTGCCATGAGGAGGAGTGATCATCCCAATGCAGGTGGGAGAGGGTACACGGCTGACCAAGAGGCGTTCATCAGCGAGCTACCTGCTGACTTGGCAAGACGATGCCGAAATGTATTCTCCAACTCTGCCACAAGGACCCTCAACACAGTGAGTGAGCAGTCAAGCCTCATTAAGCAACATGGCCTTCAAGAGTTCCCTGTTGTAATGATGCTGCTTGAAGTGACTGCAGATGCTGGGCAACAGGTTGGCACCCTGATTGACCTAGCTTCAGACACAAACTACATCACCCACAAGGCAGCGAGGAGGCTGAATCTTCAAAGTGAAGAGGTGACCCTCATCGTCCATGGCGTTGGAGGGATGAAGTTCCGGGTGGAGACGAAGAGGTACTTGTTAAAGATACAAGTGAAGACCCCAAACGGTGGCCAGCGATCACATCAGCTTGTCTGCTATGGCCTCGATAATATAGCAGACGTCAACAAAGGTGTGACAGCAGAGCAGTTGCACAGATTCTTTCCTGACATACCCTTGAGGGAGTTGACAAGACCCAAGAAAATAGACCTACTGATAAGCCATAGAGAGGGCAAACTGGCACCGCAGCAAGTCAGAGTCATTGAAGATCTTGTGCTTTGGGATGGACCATTAGGGAAGACAGTGGGCGGCACCCACCCTGACCTGTTTGGAGGTGTTGAAATGTCAGGCCGCGCATCGGGCACACACTTTGCCAGGTCCATGAGAGGTACCACCAACATGTATCGCACACCCAAAGCCAGAGGGTCTCAGCCCAAAGCCCGGTCCCTGGCTGGGCAAAGTGGGAGGCAGGAAGCTCACAAAGGATGGAAAGACTGCAGAAAGACCCGCTGTCGGAGCTACACCGATGGAGATGAGGTTCATGCGGTCCGTGGCAACAACTCATCAAAGTTCAGGAAGGCGCATTTCAGGCAGACACGAGAAGGTGCAACTGAGCTCACAAAACCCCAGCAAGTGAAACAAGCTCCCGACAACGGCCAAGTCCAGAGACCAGCTGTAAGCGAGCGAGGGTCTGCAGTACGAAGCACAAACGATGCAAGATCGTTCTGTAACCTTCCTCAGTTCGATGGAGTGGCACAGGGGTCCCCCTGGCCAAACCACATCTCCAAAGCAGCAAAGTGGGAGGAGGCTCAACAAGGTGGCAAGGCACAAGAGGAAGAGGTAGCGGATTCTTACTTGCAACACAAGAGGGCGCCAAATTCTCCTGTCCCATCAGAAGGGCCTGTGATGGTCCTGAGCCACTGCGTTCCACCAGTAGGAGCTCTGGGTGTGAAGAAGCTGAAGACTGAGCAAGAGCAGCCAAGTGGCTTCCTTCAAGAACCTGAGCCGACGGGTCGTCCTGCTACCTATTGGGGTGCAAGAGAGGCACTGACCacgtttgttttgtgtttgactTTTTTAGCTGCGACCTTCTCAGTAGATCTACTGATAAGGTCGAGTGGGAGGTGTTAAGTCAAACTAGGTTTGTATGTTGATATTAGTCACTGGGAAATGtacgaggggaaaaaaagaaaaaaatgggtggTGTTTAACTGCGCACGTTGTGAGCTAATTAGTGAGAAGCGAGTCggctgatcagcgtcagctgtTCTCGTTTGAACTGATTCAGTTCGCGCGGCAAAGCCGAGTGCAGGTGTTTAATTAGAGTGTGCAGCTCAGTTTCGGATGAGAATACTGAGAGCCACACGCACAGATTCTGTGCCTGACCATTTGAAATCTACTGTGCAAACGTGACGCTGGGAGACTGGAGAGGCAGCCGGTAAGCGCTCTTTATATATCCAATGTTAAGCGAGCTGCCTTGTGGCACATCGATTTGCGGGCAGCATGTTTGATGTTTGCTATAGCGTTTGTACCGAGATTGGGGAAACTTTCACAGTAGTTATGGGTGGTGGTTGCTGAAACTTAAAGCTGTAAGGAAATTGATTCTTTGACACTACAGTATGGCAGTTGTAGCGCAACCACTGTAGGTGATTTAAAACGGCGCTTTCCATTTGCCGTGCGCTCTTGATAACTTTTGTAGTGGGGTGGCTCATGGTCAATTTTATTTCTcagaaattaaatgtcattttacccgTTTAGGTTACTGGTTGTACATGTTCTTAGCTTAATATGGTTATTTATTTGGTTTCTAGTACTGTAATATTACAAAGATTATTTTTTCATAACTATTTATCTCAAGCATGTTTGCACATTCAGTATTGTATTTGCACAAGAGCATTGCAATTTGCACATGACCTTCCTGATGTCTAATTACTGTTCCTGTTTACTTCCTGTGTTATCTTAGGTTTTTTACCTAAGGGGCTGACTAGGAGACAACTGTTGCAATTATCCACTGGCTACCAACTAATGCAATACAATGGATCTGTGCCTTGAACTttaataaacagaaaaaaaaggaaagccaACAAAAGGAAAACTGTTGTCCTGTCAACTCTTTTGAGTGAATTCCAGTTCTTCAACCTCCACCAGATGTCACACTCTTTTCAAGTTGGGGAATTGCACAGCTAGAAACTTAAACCCAAACAGAACCAGGGGAAACTTGACAATCATAACAAAATACTAAGTGTCCTAATGGGAGCTGTAATAGAAATGTCATTGCTCACCCATAGCTGCCTCTTTGGTGAGCTGGCCGTGGTACTTGGAGCATTCGTTGAGCAGTCCCTGTAGCTCAGCCACACTGTGCTTGCCGGGCTGCTGGACAAAGGCCTCGGCGCAGCGCTTGGTGTGCACGGTGGCCGGACGGATGGTCTCGGTGCGGCCATGCTTGAAGGCGGCGGTGCTGCAGGACTCGTAGGTGGCCACGGTCTGACCATACTGCCGCAGGAAGCCCATCTGGAAGGAGAGCTGCACCACCGCGTCCGGGCTCAACTTAACCTTCTTCAGCTGGTTCTTTCCGCCCTTCATGAACTGGATGGCGTCGATCTTGAGCTTGGACACGGCTGCGTCAAAGTTCTCCTTGGCTTTGGAGATGCCTGCCTCCAGGCCGGCGTCCAGCTTGAAGTCCAGCCTGCGCACGGCGGAGGCAGAGTCCACAGCGGCGGGCTGGGAGCCGGGTCCCACCATGGGCCTCTCGGTGGTGTCCTTGAACACCTCGTTCTGGAAGCGCAGCACGGCCACCCCGTCGCCCCACGAGTGCTCGAAGTTGATGGCCGCCTGCGCGTCCTTGGCCAGGACGATGGTGAAGGACTTGTCGTACCAGCGGTTCAGGCCGTCGCCGTGCAGCATGTTGTGGGAGATGTGGATGTGGTCGCGCATGGCCTCGTCGTCCAGGCTCAGGCAGAAGAGGGCGCTGTCCACCAGGCCCAGCGTCTCGCCGTTCCCGGCCGCCACCAGCTTCTCCCGGAGAGCCGCCCAAATGTCCCGGTTCTCGCTGGTCAGCACCCCGACGGGGAAGGCCGCCGCCGGGCTCTCGTCTGACAGGATGTGCTTGAGGTGGGCCTGGATCTCAGCCGGCGACAGCAGGTTGCCGTCAGCGTCCACCACGTCGAACACGTACACGTGACCTTTCCTCATCACCATCAGGTGGCGCCCCTTGTCGTTGGTGTACAGCTCGTCGCGTCCGGGCTTGGGGATGCGTGTAGAGTTGAAGAGGCGGAAGTACTGCGACATGTCCAGCGGGTAGGCGTTCACCATGAAGGCCCCGAaccaggagatggaggagggcacCCAGCGGATGAGCTTCTTGAAGCCGTCCGTGTCGCTCTTGGCAGGGTTGAGGTGGAAGACCTCGGGCTCCAGCAGGCCGGCGCGCAGGGTCTTCATGAAGCGCACCGCCGAGCACACCATGTTGGTGGCCCGGAGCAGCTGGTCGTTGTACTCAGGCTTGGGGTCCGGGTTGAAGGACATGAAGGGGTTGAAGTTCAGCACCACCGAGTCCCGAGAGGAGAGGTACATGTCGAACCATGGCGCTGTGGGGCGGGGTGTGGAGGGGTGTGGACACACAGACATCATGTAAACATTGGTGTTCAAACATTGGCCACGTTCGTGATggcgcagtgctgcttttgctgggcagagagcatgcacactttgccatttcaatgcattctggttgcaGGTTTGCccagcaaaagcatcactgcgcCATCATCATGAACGTGGCTATTGACCtcacagtgatgggcaacctggattcacaagctacaatccagtgccatttATTGCAAATAACCTGGTTTGATCTGTCCAAATGCtcagacaggtaaaaccaggtcaattGGAAAATGAAGCAGTGCATCCTCTAGCCTCTGGATCCTTATTGCCCATCACTGCACCTGTGTGCAAAACACATCACACAGAGTGCAAACACTGTGATCACATACCTTCAAGTCACTTCAACATTACATCACTTTGCGTGTCCtgtactgaaaatgaataaagcTCACCTGAAATGTAACTAGTGTGCTTGTTGTTCTTGTCTTGAGTGACCAGCTCCTCATGCAGCTGTTTTCCCACACCATTCTGGAAGCTCTGGGCCAGTTTCTCTGTGGTGCTGTTGGGTGGAGAGAATGAGCCTTTGCACATCACAGTCTTAACTAAAGGTGACAACATTGCAAGTGTTCTAAAAAACACCGTTTTTCACATTACCTGTACTGCTCATCATTTAGAAGGGGTTTCTGTGCTGCTAGGTATCTACGTATGGTATCCTCCAGCTTTGGGACAGGTAAcctgaaagaaggaaagacagacagacagacaggcagaagagGGGTGCTCATTCAGAGGAAATGTCAACTTGGGCAACTGTGTAGTGGCAATGATACTGTCTGTTTTGAGgtcacactcacagcacacagtCACTGGGTCACAGACGCCCCCAGTGGCAAGACCATGGGAATATATGAGAACCTTTCACCTACATTCCTCTTACTGACAATGACAGCAACCCTTTCAAACAGTCAACCAAGAATGACTATAGCTTATAAATAGATTACGTCCTCTTTACTAAATATGTTGATGAATAAGAGTAGCTACTAACCTCGGCAAGCTCTTCTGGTAGTGCATTGTAGGAACAATACTTCTGTGCAGGTACTCTTTTCCATCGCTGGTGCTGTATTCACGTAAGGCAATCCTCAATGCCGTTGAAGTAGTAGGGTTTATTATGTTCCCTTGTTTCGTCAGTGTTATCCTTGCTTGCACTGCCAATAAGTTTGCCATTTCAGAGCTGAACTGGTCGTGAGGTAGACTAGCAAGCAAGCTAATTAGCTAATGTTGTATAGGTTTTCTAGTTGGTAGATTACTGAGCAGCATTCATTTAGAAAGGTTTACTTCAACCGCTTTAACGAAGGCTAACGTAGCAGAAAAAAACACTTCTAATGCAAGGTATCTTAAATTATCAACTTGGCCTCCACCCACACAACTAAATGAAACCGGTGGAACTGTCAAACTACACCGGATAGAAACCTCAGCCGCCTTCCTCCCTGGACCTTCCGTGTTCACACACAACTGGATCAATCATTTGGCTAACCGCTAGCAATAGCCACCAAAACTCTAACAACTGTGCACCATGAACGTGAAACTGGTGACTGGCGGTTCTTGTGAAATGTCGCCACCTAGTGGACGATTAAATGAGAACACCTGGCACAGGCGAAGATCAAAGCTAAAGTGGTCAGTCAGTCAGGGATAGACAACTCACTCTCTTAAGAAAAGACACTCTCTTTTTGTTGATCTGTTCATCTCTGAGATTTAAGTGCAAAGCGTGAATGGAATTTAATATTTGTATTGTGGCAGGCTCTTTGCAACGACAATACAATAAGGTGCAGTAGCAAAATGAGTGTGTGCGCAGCAGCTAACTGTGATAAAAGCAATgccaataatattattaataagaCATAAattacaaaacaagaaaaaagattCCCACCTCCTAAAATTGCGCAGGCGCAGAGCTAGACCTACCCTGTTGCGCGGAAGGTTCGTGTGTAGTCGAAACTGCGCACGTGGGGTTTGTGTAGCTCTTGAACCAGAGCGCCTTCATTCTGCAACTTGCAAGAATCTTCTGCTGGCGGACAAAAAGCGGTGGTCAGACAATCAAGGTAAAATGCATGACACATTGTAATGTATTTGTAAACCTCCCTGATCTGTTTTCCTCAGTGTTTGGCCCTGTCTGGTTGTGCTGTGAAGGCGAGCTAACTTTGTAGATAAATCAACTTCTGCATCTGGAGTAGCTCTGCTGCATTCTGTGTCCAAAGTGATGCTGTGAATCTCAATTAGATTATTTTACGCTATTCACTTTCATTTCCTCATCATGTCAAATATGCCAGGATCATTTCAATGCTGTCCCTTTATTGTCTTGTAGATCCTATGAGTCTCTTATGGCTATGGGTGATGCATTAAACTTTTGTCAAAGACTTCATAAAGTATGTCCTGTTGGGAATTAAACTACAGtgttgccacttgaaatggtagtattatgggatggtcaggaccaggctacaccaTAACTGCCTAGCTAGCGCAATCAATTTAGGATAGGCGACCCAGTTCCTGCGATGGGATCCTTGTGATGCAAGAGGCAAATAATCAGTGACCCTAGCCTCGAGTTTGTCCTCGTGCACTCTGTAGCCTACGAGTTTTAGGGACAGGTCAAGACTTTGATTTACATTTGCCTTTACAATCGGCTCTCAATGTAGACTTTGGACGTTTTTTTCCACTACCTGTTGTTGCTTTTGTTTGATGTTGGTGGTGGGTgcacacacctccccccccccctttacaaaACGAGCTAGATGCTATTATGTGAATTCCATGTCATAGTTTGTGACATTTTTATAATGCATAATGTTTCCAAATGGTTTatttggattctctctctctctctatctctatctccatctccatctccatctctatctctatttctctcctcagTGTCATGCCTGTGTTGAGGTTCTACAGGAGGCAGTCAGGGGTTGGCAGGTCCCTGCAGAGGACGGCAGTACTGTATCCAGGGGTCTCCATAGAAACTGAACTCTGCTACAATGTGGAACTGAATGGTGAGAAGCACTTCCTGTGATCAACCAGATGAAAGTTGGTCCTTTTATTTTGAAACGGTGAACTGCTGTTGCTTTGAGCTCTTAAGAACGGAGGCTATACGATACGTGCTGTGAGAAACACAtgctgagtgcgttgcaatatgcgaccttgcctcctccacttgcgcttgtctcctcgtcccgcctccttgcccctcctccgtggagaaaacgataaagtttcccagctgtcagcctagccacaacaacttttgagggactgtttttcattcaccatcccaattgcaaatgagagcttttgcaagatattgaaatataatgctgttgtcagtgatgtcatcatgacatattacttcctggtacgaggagagaagcaagtggaggaggcaaggtcgcatattgcaacgcactcactgTAATGCGTTCCTCGGAAGTGTGCCAAATATATTTTTACATTCTACTCTATAATTGTggcctcttctcatctcctctgctgtcATCTGTTTCTCATTGGGAGCAGGATCTCTCAGTGCTGAGGAGAAGAAGGTGCTAGTCTGGCTGTTCAGCCCACCCCAGCATGGTAGCGTGTCTGATGAACCTTCCCTCAAggccggagagggagagaggctggtGGAGATCGGACCCAGGTGACTTAACCAGGCCACTGCTTTTTTTTTCCTCGTTCTGAACTCAAACCATCAAGCTTGCATTGCATGGCTTCGTTACAGTTCTGTCAGTGTCATTCCTATTGTGTTTTGAAATGATTATGATGCCTTAAATGTTGTTGATCGTGGCCTGtaattcattattttgtttaCGGTGgagcgcttttgcacacctctgagCTCGGACAGGTGTTTTGGAATGTTTTCATGTAAAAGAGCCATTGGACGGTGTGGTTATACATTCCTTGTTTTGTGTCGTGTAATTGTCTAGACTGAACTTCTCCACGGCCTGGTCCACCAATGCCGTGTCCATCTGCCAGAGTGCTGGCCTCAGCCAGGTCACCCGTGTGGAGCTGTCTCGCAGACACCTCATCAAGGTTGGACAAGCATCCTATCACCTCTGAAAAGATGGCTCTCaataatcatgttttttttctctcccaagaGATTTGGGCAAAAAGTTATGTGTTAAATATATAtcaataagtgtgtgtgcatccgttctGTTGCTTCTAAAAATGTGATGAAATGTTCATGAAATCCATCCAAAGTTTTCACAATGATTTTCTTTGACTCCAGCCCATCGGTATTCAAAATGGCACGAAATCGGACCACGGTGAGGATAAACTGATTGGTTGTCTGTACGACGGCATGACCGAATGCGTGTACCAGCGTCCCATCGACTCGTTTGCAGTGGATGTGCGTCCACAGAAAGTGTTTGAGGTGGACATCCTGGGGCAAGGCCGGGCAGCCTTGGAAAAGGCCAACAATGATCTGGGTAAGAATCAGCTCTGGCAACAAAGTTTCTCCTCCCAATGGGCTGTTCTGAATGGGGTCTTTGTCCTCTCCTGAgatttctgtttctctcacttGCATTGACTTACATTCTgttactctttttctctctcccccccccctctttctccctctctctctctctctctctctctctctctctctctctctctctatcaatctctctctctctctctctctctctctctctctatcaatctctctctctctctctctctctctctatccatctctctctctctctctctctctctctctgcgtgcctGAGCAtctattgctctttctctctccctctctttttctgtctttttttctctgtgtgttatTCTTGCACATCTCTCCCAAAGACTTACTACCAGTCACTGTCTTTTTTACTTAACTGCTTCATTCCTCCTCCACTACACTTTTTTTTCTGCCACATCAGCgcccggatggatggatggatgggtgttgGGCGTCTTATCACGTGCATGTAGCAGCCCTGAAGTGATTAGACTGATTGTGGATGTCACCTGACTCAAGTGCTGTGTTTAATTTCATCACGGGATTGTGCACTCCTCCCTCACAGTAGTCTGTGCGTGTCTGCAGAATTCATGTTAGTTGCTCAGTGGGTGATTTTTGTAGTCCCCACAAATCTCCCACTACCTCGGGATTATGGAATTTGCGTTCTGCAATGAAATCATTTCCTCAATTGAATCAATCAATTCAACTCATTTCAGACTTTTTTTTCAGAAGATGGTGGTTTCACAGCTCAGAGCAATGCATTCTGTTCACAACCATTGTCTCTCGCACCACAACCAGACTGTGCAAACAATGACTATACTCTTAGACACTGAATGTGAAATGAGTGTATTTGAGCAGTATGTGTATGTATTCAATAGGTCTTGCCTTTGACTCCTGGGATCTAGACTACTATACAGCCCTATTTCAGAGGGTCAAGAGGAACCCTACCAGCGTGGAGTGCTTTGACTTGGCACAGTccaacaggtgtgtgtgagtgtgtgtgtgtgtgtatgcacataggTGTGTGTCCACCCGCATATTTGCatacttgatgtgtgtgtgggtcagtcaATTTCTGTTTCCCCTGTATAAATAAATGAGCTAGGAGTTGACTTAACATCCTCCATGTTGTTTCTGTGCATTCCCAGTGAGCACAGTCGCCACTGGTTCTTCCGTGGCCGCATGCTGATTGACGGGCAGGTGCAGAAGGACACCCTCTTCAGCCTCATCATGGCCACACAGCACCATAGCAACCAGAACAATGTCATACAGTTCTCTGACAACAGCAGGTGACATACTCATACACTGATGTTGTCAAACATGGTGTAcagtcattgacagtaaatagaatggacgccaaatcaacgctatttgccattcaacgctttgaagccagatttgggaacattccaac
This is a stretch of genomic DNA from Engraulis encrasicolus isolate BLACKSEA-1 chromosome 6, IST_EnEncr_1.0, whole genome shotgun sequence. It encodes these proteins:
- the cpt2 gene encoding carnitine O-palmitoyltransferase 2, mitochondrial, whose product is MANLLAVQARITLTKQGNIINPTTSTALRIALREYSTSDGKEYLHRSIVPTMHYQKSLPRLPVPKLEDTIRRYLAAQKPLLNDEQYSTTEKLAQSFQNGVGKQLHEELVTQDKNNKHTSYISAPWFDMYLSSRDSVVLNFNPFMSFNPDPKPEYNDQLLRATNMVCSAVRFMKTLRAGLLEPEVFHLNPAKSDTDGFKKLIRWVPSSISWFGAFMVNAYPLDMSQYFRLFNSTRIPKPGRDELYTNDKGRHLMVMRKGHVYVFDVVDADGNLLSPAEIQAHLKHILSDESPAAAFPVGVLTSENRDIWAALREKLVAAGNGETLGLVDSALFCLSLDDEAMRDHIHISHNMLHGDGLNRWYDKSFTIVLAKDAQAAINFEHSWGDGVAVLRFQNEVFKDTTERPMVGPGSQPAAVDSASAVRRLDFKLDAGLEAGISKAKENFDAAVSKLKIDAIQFMKGGKNQLKKVKLSPDAVVQLSFQMGFLRQYGQTVATYESCSTAAFKHGRTETIRPATVHTKRCAEAFVQQPGKHSVAELQGLLNECSKYHGQLTKEAAMGQGFDRHLFAMRYLANSKGMALPELYQDPAYAAINHNILSTSTLTSPAVNLGGFAPVVPDGFGVGYGVHDEWVGCNVSTYPDRNVHEFLQCVHKSLEDIFAVLEGKPIS